One Pomacea canaliculata isolate SZHN2017 linkage group LG9, ASM307304v1, whole genome shotgun sequence DNA segment encodes these proteins:
- the LOC112571960 gene encoding protein FAM72A-like: protein MEKDRISPSFWRKIVYILECKTCGELVCRRAMRAILLADNTISLFSTDAPDPTAIAAIPDIFITAHCLCKIQNIACLCCGSLVGYHVVTPCEKCMRSCNNGHFWMFHSSSVSSFGRMNEKDDDYMIWKELPAEEEDDFPSGECCR, encoded by the exons ATGGAAAAAGACAGAATAAGTCCAAGTTTTTGGAGAAAAATTGTGTACATTCTGGAGTGCAAAACTTGTGGAGAACTAGTGTGTCGACGGGCTATGCGAGCTATCCTGCTTGCGGATAACACAATATCGTTGTTTTCCACTGATGCACCTGACCCAAC tgCAATTGCTGCCATTCCAGACATCTTTATAACAGCACACTGTCTCTGCAAGATACAGAATATAGCATGCCTTTGTTG TGGAAGTTTAGTTGGATACCATGTGGTCACACCTTGTGAAAAATGCATGCGTTCCTGCAACAATGGTCATTTCTGGATGTTTCACAGTTCTTCAGTTTCATCATTTGGTAGGATGAATGAGAAAG ATGATGATTACATGATCTGGAAAGAGCTGCCagcagaggaagaagatgatTTCCCATCTGGAGAATGTTGTCGGTGA